One window of Esox lucius isolate fEsoLuc1 chromosome 25, fEsoLuc1.pri, whole genome shotgun sequence genomic DNA carries:
- the odam gene encoding sporozoite surface protein 2 isoform X2: MKLPSVTVLVCFFVASLSLPIYQPQIGILASNSNEILRLNGMTLTGVGFGQTQMQYILRQQPELGLPQLVNFNPQIGVPFGPQGPQMMIPTQGNQLPPLLYANAQQEQPQDTNNPNNPNNPNQPQNPAQGVPQFPQYYPSFSFPQQPRMQGYPYYLAYGYPQRNPQVVVQPNPNNQMNNGPGQQNLVKPTQKPQLPKQNAVDPEAPGNKWPNVVQTEAVNPPPDHRGDTADTGIDEGRPNFSFLFEP; the protein is encoded by the exons ATGAAGCTGCCATCCGTTACTGTTTTGGTCTGCTTCTTTGTTGCTAGCCTTTCACTTCCT ATTTACCAACCGCAAATTGGAATCCTCGCAAGTAACAGCAATGAG ATACTGAGATTAAATGGGATGACCTTGACTGGTGTAGGCTTTGGACAAACCCAAATGCAG TATATACTCCGACAGCAGCCAGAATTGGGTCTCCCCCAATTGGTAAACTTCAACCCCCAGATAGGGGTCCCTTTTGGCCCACAAGGCCCCCAGATGATGATCCCCACCCAGGGTAATCAGCTGCCCCCTCTGTTGTACGCCAATGCCCAACAGGAACAGCCCCAGGACACCAACAACCCAAACAACCCCAACAACCCTAACCAACCACAAAACCCTGCGCAG GGGGTTCCTCAGTTTCCCCAGTATTACCCGTCCTTTTCATTTCCCCAGCAACCAAGAATGCAG GGCTACCCTTACTACCTGGCTTATGGTTATCCTCAGAGAAACCCACAAGTGGTTGTGCAGCCCAACCCAAACAACCAGATGAATAATGGCCCAGGCCAGCAGAACTTGGTAAAGCCAACTCAGAAACCACAGCTCCCAAAACAG AATGCAGTAGATCCTGAGGCACCAGGAAAT AAATGGCCTAATGTAGTACAGACAGAGGCTGTCAACCCACCACCAGATCACCGTGGTGACACAGCTGACACTGGCATTGATGAG GGTCGTCCAAACTTCTCTTTCCTATTTGAGCCATAG
- the odam gene encoding sporozoite surface protein 2 isoform X1, producing the protein MKLPSVTVLVCFFVASLSLPIYQPQIGILASNSNEILRLNGMTLTGVGFGQTQMQASPFIPQYILRQQPELGLPQLVNFNPQIGVPFGPQGPQMMIPTQGNQLPPLLYANAQQEQPQDTNNPNNPNNPNQPQNPAQGVPQFPQYYPSFSFPQQPRMQGYPYYLAYGYPQRNPQVVVQPNPNNQMNNGPGQQNLVKPTQKPQLPKQNAVDPEAPGNKWPNVVQTEAVNPPPDHRGDTADTGIDEGRPNFSFLFEP; encoded by the exons ATGAAGCTGCCATCCGTTACTGTTTTGGTCTGCTTCTTTGTTGCTAGCCTTTCACTTCCT ATTTACCAACCGCAAATTGGAATCCTCGCAAGTAACAGCAATGAG ATACTGAGATTAAATGGGATGACCTTGACTGGTGTAGGCTTTGGACAAACCCAAATGCAG GCATCTCCATTTATTCCCCAGTATATACTCCGACAGCAGCCAGAATTGGGTCTCCCCCAATTGGTAAACTTCAACCCCCAGATAGGGGTCCCTTTTGGCCCACAAGGCCCCCAGATGATGATCCCCACCCAGGGTAATCAGCTGCCCCCTCTGTTGTACGCCAATGCCCAACAGGAACAGCCCCAGGACACCAACAACCCAAACAACCCCAACAACCCTAACCAACCACAAAACCCTGCGCAG GGGGTTCCTCAGTTTCCCCAGTATTACCCGTCCTTTTCATTTCCCCAGCAACCAAGAATGCAG GGCTACCCTTACTACCTGGCTTATGGTTATCCTCAGAGAAACCCACAAGTGGTTGTGCAGCCCAACCCAAACAACCAGATGAATAATGGCCCAGGCCAGCAGAACTTGGTAAAGCCAACTCAGAAACCACAGCTCCCAAAACAG AATGCAGTAGATCCTGAGGCACCAGGAAAT AAATGGCCTAATGTAGTACAGACAGAGGCTGTCAACCCACCACCAGATCACCGTGGTGACACAGCTGACACTGGCATTGATGAG GGTCGTCCAAACTTCTCTTTCCTATTTGAGCCATAG
- the scpp9 gene encoding secretory calcium-binding phosphoprotein 9, translating to MKLLIFVAFMATILKINAGKKLRLMQGMNGGLMNPGMMMGGGMNPGLMMGGGVNPGLMMGGGVNPGLMMGGGVNPGLMMGGGMNPGLMVGGLTPGRMVAGLNPGLMVAGLNPGGAGFIGQPQLGQMISGVPTYVMQSQAVPASSISVPNGGVGQPQLLPMLPGQYQYPGSQTNLLPYYMAAPQMAGMNPPQQQQVMGGQGAAGNPIGQPQQPQDPQQADAVRRYKRFLVRAQALTPHSEIQTPTETTTSSPITCKNMIHV from the exons ATGAAGCTTCTTATTTTTGTAGCCTTCATGGCAACCATCTTAAAG atcAATGCAGGCAAG AAGCTGAGACTAATGCAAGGCATGAATGGAGGGTTGATGAACCCTGGAATGATGATGGGGGGTGGCATGAACCCTGGATTGATGATGGGGGGTGGCGTGAACCCTGGATTGATGATGGGGGGTGGCGTGAACCCTGGATTGAtgatgggggggggtgtgaaCCCTGGATTGATGATGGGGGGTGGCATGAACCCTGGACTGATGGTGGGTGGCCTAACACCGGGACGGATGGTGGCTGGCCTTAACCCAGGACTGATGGTGGCTGGCCTGAACCCTGGTGGCGCAGGTTTCATTGGACAGCCTCAGTTGGGCCAG ATGATTTCAGGTGTCCCCACATATGTCATGCAGTCCCAAGCTGTCCCTGCCAGTTCCATCAGTGTCCCCAATGGTGGGGTGGGGCAGCCACAACTGCTGCCTATGTTGCCAGGACAGTACCAGTATCCTGGCTCCCAAACTAATTTG CTGCCTTACTACATGGCTGCCCCTCAAATGGCAGGAATGAATCCACCACAACAACAGCAAGTCATG GGAGGTCAAGGTGCAGCTGGAAATCCCATAGGTCAACCACAGCAGCCACAAGATCCTCAACAAGCAGATGCTGTAAGAAGATACAAG CGCTTTCTGGTGAGAGCTCAAGCCCTGACACCTCATTCTGAAATTCAG ACTCCAACTGAGACAACAACTTCATCCCCCATTACTTGTAAAAACATGATTCATGTTTAG